A genome region from Thermomonospora amylolytica includes the following:
- a CDS encoding alpha/beta fold hydrolase — translation MTTAPARHRPAAARQLPDSLRAPAIARRWVARTLRQWGLVLTDEAAALLVELTSELVTNAIVHAAPAERGRRELAIRMSAGGGTVRVEVHDPDPALPTVREPDWVAESGRGLFLVDVQATEWGAARDPGGRGKQVWFSVPCTGAPPEGPDEGETLMPVALPHDILGSGPNRVIALHGWFGDRTQWRRLHPYLDGDAFTYAFPEYRGYGDARDLTGDYTLAEIAGDVIALADKLGWDTFSLVGHSMGGTVMQRVMLDAPGRVRRLVGVSPVPASGVPFDEEGWALFAGAAAEPANRRAIIDFTTGNRMPSRWLDEMVAASVGNCDPAAFRAYLDAWARTDYHKEIVGDPTPALVIAGAHDPALSPDVMRQTWLEWYPNAELAVLADAGHYAVEETPLALISHIERFLG, via the coding sequence GTGACCACCGCTCCCGCGCGGCACCGGCCGGCCGCGGCCCGGCAGCTTCCCGACTCGCTGCGCGCTCCCGCCATCGCCCGGCGGTGGGTGGCCCGGACGCTCCGGCAGTGGGGCTTGGTCCTGACCGACGAGGCCGCCGCCCTGCTGGTGGAGCTCACCAGCGAACTGGTCACCAACGCGATCGTGCACGCCGCGCCGGCCGAACGCGGCCGGCGCGAACTGGCGATCCGGATGAGCGCGGGCGGCGGGACCGTCCGCGTCGAGGTGCACGACCCCGACCCCGCACTGCCGACGGTGCGCGAACCCGACTGGGTGGCCGAGAGCGGCCGCGGCCTCTTCCTGGTGGACGTGCAGGCCACGGAATGGGGCGCCGCCCGAGACCCGGGCGGGCGCGGCAAACAGGTCTGGTTCAGCGTCCCGTGCACCGGCGCACCCCCCGAAGGCCCGGACGAAGGAGAGACCCTCATGCCCGTCGCCCTCCCCCACGACATCCTCGGATCCGGGCCCAACCGGGTGATCGCGCTGCACGGCTGGTTCGGCGACCGCACCCAGTGGCGCAGGCTCCACCCGTACCTGGACGGCGACGCCTTCACCTACGCGTTCCCCGAGTACCGCGGGTACGGCGACGCCCGCGACCTCACCGGCGACTACACCCTGGCGGAGATCGCCGGGGACGTGATCGCCCTCGCCGACAAGCTCGGCTGGGACACGTTCTCGCTGGTCGGCCACTCGATGGGCGGAACGGTCATGCAGCGGGTCATGCTGGACGCGCCCGGCCGCGTGCGGCGGCTGGTGGGCGTCTCCCCGGTGCCCGCCTCCGGGGTGCCGTTCGACGAGGAGGGCTGGGCGCTGTTCGCCGGGGCCGCCGCCGAGCCCGCCAACCGCCGCGCCATCATCGACTTCACCACCGGCAACCGGATGCCGTCCCGCTGGCTGGACGAGATGGTCGCCGCCTCGGTCGGCAACTGCGACCCGGCCGCGTTCCGCGCCTACCTGGACGCCTGGGCGCGCACCGACTACCACAAGGAGATCGTCGGCGATCCCACCCCCGCCCTGGTCATCGCCGGAGCCCACGACCCGGCGCTGTCCCCCGACGTGATGCGGCAGACCTGGCTGGAGTGGTACCCGAACGCCGAGCTGGCGGTGCTGGCCGACGCCGGCCACTACGCCGTCGAGGAGACCCCCCTCGCCCTGATCTCCCACATCGAACGCTTCCTGGGATGA
- a CDS encoding cytochrome P450, with protein sequence MTGTRQRIDVFDPRVYARGLPHDAYRTLRDENPVAWQAEHEVGGWPAGPGFWAVTRYDDVVRVLRSPDEYSSWIGATQIRDPDPEDLPFIRQMMLNMDPPAHRRLRRLVSGAFTPRRIERFAAQAAGRARALVDRIAERGECDLPVDVTDDYPVRNLADLLGIPPEDRELIREWTDRVIGYQDPEHAETVRDAAGRPVDPRSPARLADMFEYAHRLAERKRRDPADDLMTALATAGLTGGELSMFFFLLVIAGNDTVRAALPGGLWTLLSHPAEHRRLLADPGLLDTAVEEMLRRHPPVIGFRRTAVRDTVLAGRPIAAGDKVVVFHGSANHDERRFPDPMRFDVARRPNDHVAFGDGPHVCLGVHFARLQLRAFCAELLWRLPDLEPVAEPTRLVSNFIAGIKHLPVRFTPARRIGDAR encoded by the coding sequence ATGACGGGTACGCGGCAGCGGATCGACGTGTTCGATCCCCGCGTCTACGCCCGCGGCCTGCCGCACGACGCGTACCGGACGCTGCGCGACGAGAACCCCGTGGCCTGGCAGGCCGAGCACGAGGTCGGCGGCTGGCCCGCCGGGCCGGGGTTCTGGGCGGTGACCCGGTACGACGACGTGGTGCGCGTGCTGCGCAGCCCGGACGAGTACAGCTCCTGGATCGGGGCCACGCAGATCCGCGACCCCGACCCGGAGGACCTGCCGTTCATCCGGCAGATGATGCTCAACATGGACCCGCCCGCGCACCGGCGGCTGCGGCGGCTGGTGTCGGGGGCGTTCACCCCCCGGCGGATCGAACGGTTCGCCGCGCAGGCGGCGGGGCGGGCCCGGGCGCTGGTCGACCGGATCGCCGAACGCGGCGAGTGCGACCTGCCGGTGGACGTGACCGACGACTACCCGGTGCGCAACCTCGCCGACCTGCTGGGCATCCCGCCCGAGGACCGGGAGCTGATCAGGGAGTGGACCGACCGGGTCATCGGCTACCAGGACCCCGAGCACGCCGAGACCGTCCGCGACGCCGCCGGGCGGCCGGTCGACCCGAGGTCCCCGGCGCGGCTGGCCGACATGTTCGAGTACGCCCACCGGCTGGCCGAGCGCAAGCGCCGCGACCCCGCCGACGACCTGATGACCGCGCTGGCCACCGCCGGGCTCACCGGCGGCGAGCTGTCGATGTTCTTCTTCCTGCTGGTCATCGCGGGCAACGACACCGTCCGCGCGGCCCTGCCCGGCGGACTGTGGACGCTGCTGTCGCACCCCGCCGAGCACCGCAGGCTGCTGGCCGACCCGGGCCTGCTGGACACGGCGGTCGAGGAGATGCTGCGCCGCCATCCGCCGGTGATCGGCTTCCGCCGCACCGCCGTCCGGGACACGGTGCTGGCCGGACGGCCGATCGCCGCCGGGGACAAGGTGGTGGTCTTCCACGGGTCGGCCAACCACGACGAGCGGCGGTTCCCCGACCCGATGCGGTTCGACGTCGCCCGGCGCCCGAACGACCATGTGGCGTTCGGCGACGGCCCGCACGTGTGCCTGGGCGTGCACTTCGCCCGGCTCCAGCTCCGCGCGTTCTGCGCCGAGCTGCTGTGGCGGCTGCCGGACCTGGAACCGGTCGCCGAGCCCACCCGGCTGGTGTCCAACTTCATCGCCGGGATCAAGCATCTGCCCGTCCGGTTCACGCCGGCCCGCAGGATCGGTGATGCCCGATGA
- a CDS encoding IclR family transcriptional regulator has product MKTTGRPQAQTGSKTIDAGLGLLEILRDHPDGLTVSQLSRASGLHRNAVTRHLTALGRHRLVTRDGHTYSLGLGIVELNAAVRQRLRRAAAAELQKLADACHATAFITVLDTEDEAVVLTVVEPRGSNIHVAYRAGNRHPADRGASGIAILVGRPPRPGERAAVTTARSAGYSVTAGELQPGAWGLAAPICVDGRPAEASIGIVTIGEQDETAIAPRVLTAAHHIARLL; this is encoded by the coding sequence ATGAAGACGACCGGCCGCCCCCAGGCGCAGACGGGGTCCAAGACCATCGACGCCGGGCTGGGCCTGCTGGAGATCCTGCGCGACCACCCCGACGGGCTCACCGTCAGCCAGCTCTCGCGCGCCTCCGGCCTGCACCGCAACGCCGTCACCCGGCACCTGACCGCGCTGGGCCGGCACCGGCTGGTGACCCGCGACGGCCACACCTACTCCCTGGGCCTGGGCATCGTGGAGCTGAACGCGGCCGTCCGGCAGCGGCTGCGCCGGGCCGCCGCCGCCGAGCTGCAGAAGCTGGCCGACGCCTGCCACGCCACCGCGTTCATCACCGTCCTGGACACCGAGGACGAGGCGGTGGTGCTGACCGTGGTGGAGCCGCGCGGCTCCAACATCCACGTCGCCTACCGGGCGGGCAACCGGCATCCCGCAGACCGGGGCGCCTCCGGCATCGCCATCCTGGTCGGCCGCCCGCCCCGCCCCGGCGAGCGCGCGGCCGTCACCACGGCCCGCAGCGCCGGCTACTCGGTCACCGCCGGGGAACTGCAACCCGGCGCCTGGGGCCTGGCCGCCCCCATCTGCGTCGACGGCCGTCCCGCCGAGGCCAGCATCGGCATCGTGACCATAGGCGAGCAGGACGAGACCGCCATCGCCCCCCGCGTCCTGACCGCCGCCCACCACATAGCCCGCCTGCTGTGA